A stretch of [Clostridium] innocuum DNA encodes these proteins:
- a CDS encoding histidine phosphatase family protein, with protein MMYFYFVRHGETLSNIWHTLQGWSDTPLTEKGIAQGKALGRGLANTPFEKIYSSTSERAYDTACYIRGKRNMEITMCRGLKEMNFGTFETKANTFAGCETYLQRIQFPWKAAGGENLEDVCQRIHQTMRQILEENKGGHGNILCVSHGISILAALHTADKEVYEECLRNEVRFGNCSVTIIGYHKGRYTVECINSTEYVTKGGYYEKDYQ; from the coding sequence ATGATGTATTTCTATTTTGTGCGCCATGGGGAAACACTATCCAATATATGGCATACGCTGCAGGGATGGTCGGATACTCCGTTGACGGAAAAGGGAATCGCACAGGGAAAGGCTTTGGGAAGAGGACTGGCAAATACACCGTTTGAGAAGATATATTCATCAACAAGTGAACGCGCTTATGATACTGCCTGTTATATACGGGGAAAAAGAAATATGGAGATAACCATGTGCAGGGGTCTGAAGGAAATGAATTTCGGTACCTTTGAAACCAAGGCCAATACATTTGCCGGATGTGAAACCTATCTACAGAGAATTCAGTTTCCATGGAAGGCTGCCGGTGGAGAAAATCTGGAGGATGTCTGCCAGCGAATCCATCAGACAATGAGACAAATATTGGAAGAGAATAAAGGGGGACATGGGAATATTCTATGTGTGAGTCATGGAATTTCCATACTGGCTGCTCTGCATACTGCGGATAAGGAAGTTTATGAAGAATGTCTGAGGAATGAAGTGAGGTTTGGAAATTGCAGTGTGACAATTATCGGCTATCATAAGGGAAGGTACACGGTAGAATGCATCAACTCAACAGAATATGTTACAAAGGGAGGCTATTATGAAAAAGATTATCAATGA
- a CDS encoding dihydroxyacetone kinase subunit DhaK, whose amino-acid sequence MKKIINDPNKYLSEMLEGIYIAHQNQLTYVNDDPQCLVTKTKKAGKVGIATGGGSGHLPLFLGYVGDGMLDGCSVGDVFQSPSAEQMHAITKEIDSGAGVLYIYGNYNGDIFNFDMAAEMADFEDGIRVETVLGADDVASIGPLSQDEKTTRRGVAGIFFVYKCAGAAADKMMSLDTVTRIARKASWNTRTLGVALTSCVVPRVGHAGFHIEEDEMEIGMGIHGETGIRRGKIETADQIIEDLPYAPGDRVAVLVNGLGATPLDEQYIVTRKINQLLMDKGIAVHRYYVGEYATSLEMAGVSISLLKLDEELTELIDYPANTPFFKQL is encoded by the coding sequence ATGAAAAAGATTATCAATGACCCGAATAAGTATCTATCGGAGATGCTGGAAGGGATCTATATCGCTCATCAAAATCAATTGACATATGTAAATGATGATCCGCAATGTCTGGTTACCAAAACAAAAAAAGCAGGGAAGGTGGGAATCGCAACCGGTGGAGGAAGCGGACATCTGCCTTTGTTTCTGGGATATGTAGGTGACGGTATGCTGGACGGCTGCAGTGTAGGCGATGTCTTTCAGTCTCCAAGCGCTGAACAGATGCATGCAATCACAAAAGAGATTGATTCAGGTGCCGGAGTTCTCTATATTTACGGAAATTACAATGGGGATATATTTAATTTTGATATGGCGGCAGAAATGGCGGATTTTGAGGATGGAATTCGTGTGGAAACAGTGCTTGGTGCAGATGACGTCGCTAGTATCGGACCGCTTTCGCAGGACGAGAAGACAACAAGGCGGGGTGTTGCAGGTATTTTCTTTGTTTATAAATGTGCCGGAGCAGCTGCTGATAAAATGATGAGCCTTGACACTGTGACACGCATTGCAAGAAAAGCAAGCTGGAACACAAGGACGCTGGGTGTTGCTTTAACATCCTGTGTCGTCCCCCGTGTCGGGCATGCCGGTTTTCATATCGAAGAGGATGAAATGGAAATCGGAATGGGAATTCATGGAGAAACGGGTATTCGCAGAGGAAAGATTGAAACAGCTGATCAGATAATAGAAGATCTTCCTTATGCACCTGGCGATCGTGTTGCGGTACTTGTAAATGGTCTGGGGGCGACTCCACTGGATGAACAATATATCGTAACGAGAAAAATCAATCAGCTTCTCATGGATAAAGGAATAGCTGTTCACCGCTATTATGTGGGGGAATATGCAACCTCACTGGAAATGGCAGGAGTATCCATATCCTTACTGAAGCTTGACGAAGAGCTTACAGAGCTGATTGATTATCCGGCAAATACCCCGTTCTTTAAACAGCTGTAG
- a CDS encoding dihydroxyacetone kinase subunit L has translation MDVKYIKSLLNCFAEVMQENREFLIEQDSIVGDGDLGLTMSDGFQAAAEAVRKSDETDAGKLLYMAGKAMSVAVPSTMGTLMASGFMQAGKALKGVCELDLNHIAQFFQAYEAGVMHRGKANINEKTFLDGIDPAVQSMRSSLENHESLESFAQKAYEAACAGYENTATMLAVHGRAATRGELSRSLKDPGACVAMLMMKAFVKSVK, from the coding sequence ATGGATGTTAAATATATAAAAAGCCTGTTAAACTGTTTTGCAGAGGTTATGCAGGAGAATAGAGAGTTCTTAATTGAACAGGATAGTATCGTGGGAGACGGGGATCTCGGCTTAACGATGAGTGACGGTTTTCAGGCTGCTGCGGAGGCTGTACGCAAAAGCGATGAAACAGATGCAGGCAAGCTATTATATATGGCAGGAAAAGCGATGTCTGTTGCCGTACCCTCTACAATGGGTACCCTGATGGCAAGTGGATTTATGCAGGCGGGGAAAGCGTTAAAGGGTGTCTGTGAGCTCGATCTGAACCATATAGCACAGTTCTTTCAGGCATATGAAGCTGGTGTGATGCACAGAGGAAAAGCAAACATAAACGAAAAAACGTTCCTTGATGGTATTGACCCTGCTGTACAGAGTATGAGAAGCAGCCTAGAAAACCATGAGAGCCTGGAAAGCTTCGCACAAAAAGCATATGAGGCAGCATGTGCAGGCTATGAAAATACTGCTACCATGCTGGCGGTTCATGGCAGGGCGGCTACCAGAGGAGAACTGAGCCGTTCGCTGAAAGATCCGGGGGCCTGCGTTGCTATGCTGATGATGAAGGCATTTGTGAAATCCGTTAAATAG
- a CDS encoding transaldolase: protein MLYLIDSGNAQEIEEALMLGARGVTANTSMYRKNDIRLHDFVNGYSNRELDFLSGEVIGTYEEILQQTEELLALYNEIVIKINFSKDGLHLADTLHKRGVKTAMTLIFTMGQAVAAINAHVDYLFFFIGRNEEYGSDAMRILSNIQEMIAAKRYPVKTVAASIKNLAQLEKLAAMKVDYAAIPYTLYMKSLEHPLTDSGARTFEDDFYLR from the coding sequence ATGCTGTATCTGATTGACAGCGGAAATGCACAGGAAATAGAAGAGGCTTTGATGCTGGGCGCAAGAGGTGTAACAGCCAACACAAGTATGTATCGCAAAAACGATATCCGTCTGCATGATTTTGTTAACGGCTATTCAAACAGGGAGCTTGATTTCCTAAGTGGAGAGGTCATCGGAACCTATGAGGAAATTCTGCAGCAGACAGAGGAGCTTCTTGCCCTATACAATGAGATCGTTATTAAAATCAATTTTTCAAAGGATGGTCTGCATCTTGCAGACACGCTGCATAAACGTGGAGTTAAAACGGCAATGACACTGATTTTCACCATGGGACAGGCTGTGGCAGCCATCAATGCCCATGTGGATTATCTGTTTTTCTTTATCGGAAGAAACGAGGAGTACGGAAGTGATGCCATGCGTATTCTCAGCAATATTCAGGAAATGATAGCAGCTAAGAGATATCCGGTGAAAACCGTTGCCGCATCCATCAAGAATCTGGCACAGCTGGAGAAGCTGGCAGCAATGAAGGTGGACTATGCCGCGATTCCATACACATTGTATATGAAATCACTTGAGCATCCGTTAACCGATAGCGGAGCACGTACCTTCGAGGATGATTTTTATCTACGATAA
- a CDS encoding iron-containing alcohol dehydrogenase, with the protein MFHYYQPTKIHFGAGQLNELGHVCRGYGKTCFLVTTPDAPLQPLYERVKKLLDAEGISVIHFDKVEPNPSVEIVEQGFAMLKEQPADFVLAVGGGSSIDTAKAIAFANGKESIDWDHLFNEYSSPFAYYPSYSEKHLPLLSVPTTSGTGSQVTQAAVITRGKEKITFFHPDNFSQETILDPQLMLTLPKRMSAATGFDAFTHAFESYINANASPYSAMDSMEAMRLVIDHLPHVLEDPQNLEFRTNMCLADTLAGRALANSGASAPHPLSEIIGGIVHLPHGEALAVVFPAFIQHMADKNKERFADVAKLFGSDDLYTAMIEFLETIGLHKKLKDFGVSEEDFQEILASPVLDHLPFGSREELEAILKDSYA; encoded by the coding sequence ATGTTTCATTATTATCAGCCTACAAAGATTCATTTCGGTGCAGGTCAGCTGAATGAGCTGGGGCATGTTTGCAGAGGCTATGGAAAGACCTGTTTTCTTGTAACAACACCGGATGCTCCCCTGCAGCCGTTATATGAACGTGTGAAGAAACTGCTGGATGCGGAAGGTATCAGCGTTATTCATTTTGATAAGGTAGAACCCAATCCAAGTGTGGAAATCGTAGAACAGGGATTTGCCATGCTGAAGGAGCAGCCTGCCGATTTTGTATTGGCAGTCGGGGGCGGAAGCTCGATTGACACAGCAAAGGCGATTGCATTTGCGAATGGTAAAGAGTCGATTGACTGGGATCATCTGTTTAACGAATACAGCTCACCGTTTGCATATTATCCTTCCTACAGTGAAAAACACCTGCCCCTGCTGAGTGTACCGACAACCTCAGGAACCGGTTCTCAGGTAACACAGGCGGCTGTCATCACAAGAGGAAAAGAGAAAATCACATTCTTTCATCCGGATAACTTTTCACAGGAAACGATTCTGGACCCGCAGCTGATGCTGACCCTGCCAAAGCGCATGAGTGCCGCTACCGGCTTTGATGCGTTTACCCATGCGTTTGAGAGCTACATCAATGCCAATGCATCTCCTTACAGCGCAATGGATTCCATGGAGGCAATGCGACTGGTGATTGATCATCTGCCACATGTACTGGAAGATCCGCAGAATCTGGAATTCCGTACAAACATGTGTCTTGCCGACACACTGGCTGGCCGCGCACTGGCTAATTCCGGTGCAAGTGCACCGCATCCGCTCTCTGAAATTATTGGCGGAATTGTACATCTGCCGCACGGGGAAGCACTGGCTGTCGTTTTCCCTGCCTTCATTCAGCATATGGCAGATAAAAACAAGGAGCGTTTTGCGGATGTCGCAAAGCTGTTTGGCAGTGACGATTTATATACGGCAATGATTGAATTCCTGGAAACAATCGGGCTTCACAAGAAGCTGAAGGATTTCGGAGTCAGTGAGGAAGACTTTCAGGAAATTCTGGCATCTCCAGTTCTGGATCATCTGCCATTCGGAAGCAGAGAGGAGCTGGAGGCTATTCTGAAAGACTCCTATGCCTGA
- a CDS encoding HAD family phosphatase has protein sequence MPEIRLIGLDLDGTLLRRDNSVSDENISALQECIKQNIQIYLISGRPYCFTRMIAEKIHPSVRVISSNGAIYEIGTKCIMHTIEPHVLYQIIDVLKEHAHARAFFKGKHEFFTHEPYDERFLYDHINNQLPADVQVTSFTGMSWEELKHHTHDIAKILVYDMQTDRLLKARKQIECIENITVTDYQPISFDITAGGVHKGNAIKAVLQSLHLKKEEFMAFGDAMNDLPMFAEAGLTVAMANAAEEIQASCDIVTADYMDDGVAKAIQRYIL, from the coding sequence ATGCCTGAAATTCGCCTCATAGGTCTTGATCTGGATGGAACCCTGCTGAGAAGGGACAACTCGGTAAGTGATGAAAATATTAGTGCATTGCAGGAATGTATAAAACAAAACATTCAGATATATCTGATCAGCGGACGTCCTTACTGCTTTACAAGGATGATTGCGGAAAAAATTCATCCATCCGTAAGGGTGATTTCCTCTAACGGAGCGATATACGAAATAGGGACGAAGTGTATCATGCATACGATAGAGCCGCATGTCCTGTATCAGATTATTGATGTGCTGAAGGAGCATGCACACGCACGTGCCTTTTTCAAGGGGAAGCACGAATTCTTTACGCATGAGCCTTATGATGAGAGATTTCTCTACGATCATATAAATAATCAGCTGCCGGCAGATGTTCAGGTAACATCCTTTACCGGCATGAGTTGGGAAGAGCTGAAGCACCATACTCATGATATTGCGAAGATACTGGTCTATGATATGCAGACGGATCGGCTATTAAAAGCCAGAAAACAGATAGAATGTATAGAAAACATCACGGTAACCGATTATCAGCCTATCAGCTTTGATATCACTGCCGGTGGTGTTCATAAAGGGAATGCTATAAAAGCTGTACTGCAATCCCTGCATTTGAAGAAGGAGGAATTTATGGCTTTCGGTGATGCCATGAATGACCTTCCCATGTTTGCGGAAGCGGGACTTACTGTAGCCATGGCAAATGCTGCTGAGGAAATTCAGGCATCCTGCGATATTGTAACTGCAGATTACATGGATGACGGGGTTGCTAAAGCAATACAGCGGTATATTTTATGA
- a CDS encoding transcription antiterminator, producing the protein MKPYFLYPVLEQLIVSPFCTTFQLAKQVGLSEKTVRTYLKQADALLAAFSLTLTRKPGCGITLSGSRENMMKLQTYLLDEKTRCPLILPRERVSYILYSLLRFSRPLRMFQLEETLHISRSSLYADIRKAEQWLRTYQLSISHTRSGIQILQGEKRIRKALAQLVNELHEARTITFHKPLNDFVEACFSDNTVKRNILLYIRQFEVCSFLQLNQADKEYVSVLYYIALDRISRGNHVHMHSPNPLQKTALFQQLMHLRKEIEHHLQQTIPEEELSYALSVLLTLKNTNTGLLQTPEIQAACKEILRRFTPPIYARYPKIDSDTFEKRLFQHLSNVLEKSVYYYEYDNPLKDAMKAKFPIPYQMASSMKEIVQDICGLQLPEDEISYITLHIAAALQYTLQPLEAVFLYEHRYSELIFSLRLLQTHIQEVKIQRVIRWQEVSEPDSWMHYPVIFSTFPLTVPPSVHWYQIPMLPDQTFLQRLRDDIQSLFNHQNHF; encoded by the coding sequence ATGAAACCTTATTTTTTATATCCGGTACTGGAGCAGCTGATCGTCTCTCCCTTTTGCACAACCTTTCAGCTGGCGAAACAGGTCGGACTGTCTGAAAAAACCGTACGGACGTATCTGAAGCAGGCAGATGCTTTACTAGCCGCATTCTCATTGACGCTTACACGAAAACCCGGATGCGGAATAACACTTTCCGGAAGCAGGGAAAATATGATGAAGCTGCAAACTTATCTGCTTGATGAAAAAACGCGCTGTCCTCTTATATTGCCAAGGGAGCGTGTCAGCTACATCCTTTACAGTCTGCTTCGCTTTTCACGTCCACTGCGCATGTTTCAGCTGGAGGAAACACTCCATATATCTCGCAGCTCTCTGTATGCAGACATACGAAAGGCTGAGCAATGGCTGCGGACCTATCAGCTGTCCATCTCCCATACAAGAAGTGGTATACAGATATTGCAAGGAGAAAAGCGCATTCGCAAAGCATTGGCACAGCTGGTTAACGAGCTGCATGAAGCCCGTACCATAACCTTCCACAAGCCGCTGAATGATTTTGTTGAAGCATGCTTTTCAGACAATACCGTAAAAAGGAACATCCTGCTTTATATCCGTCAGTTCGAAGTATGCAGCTTTTTACAGCTGAATCAGGCGGATAAGGAATATGTCAGTGTGTTGTATTATATTGCACTGGATCGTATATCCAGAGGAAATCATGTGCATATGCACAGTCCAAATCCATTGCAAAAGACGGCGCTGTTTCAACAGTTGATGCACCTACGCAAAGAAATAGAACATCATCTGCAGCAGACAATTCCCGAGGAAGAGCTTTCCTATGCCTTATCTGTCCTTCTGACATTGAAGAACACCAATACCGGTTTATTGCAAACGCCGGAAATACAGGCAGCCTGCAAAGAAATCCTGCGGCGGTTCACACCGCCGATTTATGCACGTTACCCTAAAATCGACAGTGATACGTTTGAAAAGCGGCTCTTTCAGCATTTATCGAATGTTCTGGAAAAATCCGTCTATTATTATGAATATGACAATCCGCTGAAGGATGCTATGAAAGCTAAATTTCCGATTCCCTACCAAATGGCTTCCTCCATGAAAGAGATTGTACAGGATATCTGCGGCCTGCAGCTTCCGGAGGATGAAATATCCTACATCACCCTTCATATAGCTGCTGCTTTGCAATACACACTGCAGCCGCTGGAGGCAGTCTTTTTATACGAGCATCGCTACAGTGAGCTTATTTTTTCCTTACGGCTGCTGCAAACGCATATCCAGGAGGTGAAAATCCAACGTGTAATACGATGGCAGGAGGTTAGCGAGCCGGATAGTTGGATGCATTATCCTGTCATATTTTCCACCTTTCCCCTTACCGTACCGCCATCTGTTCACTGGTATCAGATTCCCATGCTGCCGGATCAGACATTTCTACAACGGCTGCGGGATGATATCCAGAGTTTGTTCAATCATCAGAATCATTTCTAA
- a CDS encoding MATE family efflux transporter: MIDGKVFVRLLLTIGLPIVLQQIISLSLNMIDTFMIGSIGVGELAAVGAANKVYFIFSIICFGIYSGSSIYVSQYWGIRDVENIRKVIAIEMRIGFFLALFTVGLALVFAPQILHLFVREPDVVAIGASYLRITCFTYLMTAFSFLMSFNSRAIHNLKVPTLASVLAITVNTVLNYGLIFGNFHLPRLGVEGAAIATLTARFVEMLLILGYVYFSEDHPLAVDGATIRRLDVPLMKRVVKTALPVAMSESAWSIGTTVCFIAYGLLGTSAVAVVQVASVINDLFQCVFFGLGNACAVMIGNELGRNHTKLAYSYGRVFIGINIGFCLVMTAALLLMKGRIIDIYNYDAATSQMLNLTLIAYALYTTPKMMSYVHICGILRSGGDTKFCMFCDLIGIWCVAIPMSFLAAAVWRLPLHWVVALSFSDELVKAMVTLWRFRSKKWIHVLVRREQECEISGA, from the coding sequence ATGATAGACGGAAAGGTTTTTGTACGGCTGCTTCTGACAATCGGACTGCCGATTGTTTTACAGCAGATTATTTCATTGAGTCTGAATATGATCGATACCTTCATGATTGGAAGTATCGGTGTGGGTGAGCTGGCAGCTGTAGGGGCGGCAAATAAGGTATACTTTATATTCTCCATTATCTGTTTTGGGATTTACAGCGGCTCGAGTATTTATGTATCCCAGTACTGGGGAATCCGCGATGTAGAAAATATCCGCAAGGTGATTGCAATCGAAATGCGCATCGGATTTTTCCTTGCCCTGTTTACCGTTGGGCTGGCGCTGGTGTTTGCACCGCAGATTCTGCATCTGTTTGTAAGAGAACCGGATGTTGTGGCAATCGGTGCCTCCTATCTGCGTATAACCTGTTTTACGTATCTCATGACTGCATTCTCTTTTCTTATGAGCTTTAATTCGCGTGCCATTCATAATCTGAAGGTACCTACCCTTGCCAGCGTCCTGGCGATAACCGTCAATACCGTATTGAATTACGGACTGATATTCGGCAATTTTCATCTGCCGAGGCTGGGCGTTGAGGGTGCTGCTATCGCTACGTTGACCGCAAGATTTGTGGAAATGCTGCTAATCCTGGGCTATGTTTATTTCAGTGAAGACCATCCGCTGGCAGTTGACGGTGCGACCATTCGCAGACTGGATGTACCACTGATGAAGCGTGTAGTGAAAACTGCTCTTCCGGTGGCTATGAGTGAAAGTGCATGGAGTATCGGAACGACGGTCTGCTTTATAGCGTACGGTCTGCTGGGAACGAGTGCAGTTGCCGTTGTGCAGGTGGCAAGTGTAATCAATGACCTGTTTCAATGCGTGTTTTTCGGACTGGGGAATGCCTGTGCTGTCATGATCGGGAATGAGCTGGGAAGAAATCATACAAAGCTGGCGTATTCGTATGGAAGAGTCTTCATTGGAATCAATATCGGCTTCTGCCTGGTTATGACAGCAGCCCTGCTTCTTATGAAAGGCAGGATTATCGATATCTACAATTATGATGCTGCCACAAGCCAGATGCTGAATCTTACATTGATCGCCTATGCGCTGTATACCACACCGAAAATGATGTCATATGTACATATATGCGGGATTCTGCGCTCCGGAGGCGATACGAAGTTCTGTATGTTCTGTGATTTGATCGGTATATGGTGTGTCGCAATCCCCATGTCCTTTCTTGCGGCTGCTGTCTGGAGGCTGCCGCTTCACTGGGTTGTTGCACTGTCCTTCAGTGATGAGCTGGTAAAGGCTATGGTTACACTATGGCGCTTCCGCTCCAAGAAATGGATTCATGTCCTTGTCCGCAGGGAACAGGAATGTGAAATAAGCGGCGCATAA
- a CDS encoding aminotransferase class I/II-fold pyridoxal phosphate-dependent enzyme, producing the protein MYEKFLSKHVQTIKPSGIRKYFDLASEMEGVISLGVGEPDFDTPWHIREAAIYSIESGKTHYTANQGLLELREEICLYQKRRFQLDYDPVDNVIVTVGGSEAIDIAMRAIVNPGDEVILMEPSYVAYTPSVELTGAVPVHIKLEHEDQFKLTPEKLKAAITPKTKAILMNFPSNPTGGVMTREDYAKLVPILKENEIIVISDEIYAELTYDGTFCSPANFNEIKDQVIIISGFSKAYAMTGWRLGYVLANKTFTDAMNKIHQYIIMSAPTAAQYGAIDAMRNGDIHVAEMRESYMTRRNFITKGFNRIGLPTHLPHGAFYIFPDIRGTGLTSDEFCVQLLEDQRVACVPGTAFGDAGEGFIRVSYAYSIDHIREAIERIDLFMDKFRQK; encoded by the coding sequence ATGTATGAGAAATTTTTAAGTAAGCACGTACAAACCATCAAGCCAAGCGGCATTCGAAAGTATTTTGACCTTGCCAGTGAAATGGAGGGTGTGATTTCTCTGGGGGTAGGAGAACCGGATTTTGACACACCGTGGCATATTCGTGAGGCTGCCATATATTCCATAGAAAGTGGAAAAACACACTATACAGCAAATCAGGGCCTTTTGGAGCTGCGTGAGGAAATCTGTCTTTACCAGAAGCGCCGGTTCCAGCTGGATTATGACCCTGTGGATAATGTCATTGTCACGGTAGGCGGTAGTGAAGCCATCGATATTGCCATGCGTGCCATTGTAAATCCCGGGGATGAGGTCATTTTGATGGAGCCAAGCTATGTAGCCTATACACCGAGTGTTGAGCTGACCGGCGCAGTACCGGTGCATATTAAGCTGGAGCACGAGGATCAGTTCAAGCTGACCCCGGAGAAGCTGAAAGCCGCAATTACACCAAAGACCAAAGCAATTCTGATGAATTTTCCGAGCAATCCGACCGGCGGTGTGATGACGAGGGAGGACTATGCAAAGCTTGTTCCCATACTGAAGGAGAATGAAATTATCGTAATCAGTGATGAAATCTATGCAGAGCTTACCTATGACGGTACCTTCTGTTCACCTGCGAATTTCAATGAAATCAAGGATCAGGTTATCATCATCAGTGGATTTTCCAAGGCGTATGCCATGACCGGCTGGCGGCTTGGCTATGTTCTTGCGAACAAGACCTTTACGGATGCGATGAATAAGATTCATCAGTATATCATCATGTCCGCTCCGACAGCTGCACAATACGGTGCCATTGATGCCATGCGCAACGGTGATATCCATGTCGCAGAAATGCGGGAATCGTATATGACAAGAAGAAATTTCATTACGAAGGGCTTCAACCGCATTGGCCTTCCAACACACCTGCCACACGGCGCCTTTTATATCTTCCCGGATATTCGCGGTACCGGTTTAACCAGTGATGAATTCTGTGTTCAGCTGCTCGAGGATCAGCGTGTAGCCTGTGTACCAGGCACTGCGTTCGGCGATGCAGGCGAGGGCTTTATTCGTGTATCCTATGCCTACAGTATCGACCATATCCGTGAGGCTATTGAGCGCATTGATCTTTTCATGGATAAATTCCGGCAGAAATAA
- a CDS encoding Lrp/AsnC family transcriptional regulator gives MKKELLLSLLETNARYSTRDLADVLLEDEESVIHTMSDLEKKKVICGYHTIINWEKTNKDKVMALIEVDVTPERDFGYDRVAKNIYRYPEVDTMYLMSGKSEFIVIIYGRTMQEISNFVGAKLATTENVVSTSTFFVLKEYKVNGIVLDEEEKPSERLVVTP, from the coding sequence ATGAAAAAAGAATTATTGCTGTCATTGCTGGAAACAAACGCAAGATACTCCACCAGAGATTTGGCGGATGTATTGCTGGAGGATGAGGAAAGTGTCATCCACACTATGAGTGATCTGGAAAAGAAAAAGGTCATTTGTGGCTACCATACAATTATCAACTGGGAAAAGACCAATAAGGATAAGGTCATGGCACTGATTGAGGTGGATGTTACACCGGAGCGTGATTTCGGCTACGATCGCGTTGCCAAAAACATCTACCGCTATCCGGAAGTCGATACCATGTATCTGATGAGTGGAAAGAGTGAATTTATTGTCATTATCTATGGAAGAACCATGCAGGAAATATCTAACTTTGTCGGTGCCAAGCTGGCAACAACAGAAAATGTCGTTTCCACATCTACCTTTTTCGTGCTAAAGGAGTATAAGGTCAACGGTATTGTTCTGGATGAAGAGGAAAAACCGAGTGAACGACTGGTGGTGACACCATAA
- a CDS encoding sigma-70 family RNA polymerase sigma factor: MDEREQLCGDLDELLEVYGDMVYRVAQQNMGNIADAQDVAQDVFLRILKKKPQFTSTTHEKAWILRVTVNICKDYWKYQRLRKTVELQENLAKVKENTDFGLLYEVMQLPVKYRNVIYLFYYEELSVAMIADILQRKEATILTWLHRARKQLKNRLEEGDKQ, translated from the coding sequence ATGGATGAAAGGGAACAGCTGTGCGGGGATCTGGATGAGCTGCTGGAGGTTTATGGCGATATGGTGTATCGGGTTGCCCAGCAGAATATGGGGAATATCGCAGATGCGCAGGATGTTGCACAGGACGTCTTTCTGCGTATTCTGAAGAAGAAGCCGCAGTTTACATCAACAACCCATGAAAAGGCATGGATACTACGGGTTACTGTTAACATTTGCAAGGATTACTGGAAATACCAGCGGCTTCGCAAAACGGTGGAGCTGCAGGAAAATCTGGCCAAAGTGAAAGAGAATACAGATTTCGGTTTGCTGTATGAGGTCATGCAGCTGCCTGTAAAGTATCGCAATGTTATTTATTTGTTTTATTATGAGGAGCTGAGCGTCGCTATGATTGCGGATATACTGCAAAGGAAAGAGGCGACGATTCTGACATGGCTGCATCGGGCAAGAAAGCAGCTGAAAAACAGACTGGAAGAGGGTGACAAGCAATGA
- a CDS encoding NUDIX domain-containing protein, protein MKYCYECGEKLHMKELEHEGMVPFCEACRAYRFPIFSTAISMVTLNPKRDKILMIQQYGKPNNILVAGYVNKEECAEDAMIREMQEEIGRKVLEYRFLRSEYFPKTNTLIFNFAVVIDSECLENVSTWEVDRAAWFTFDEAKASVKPASLAQRFLLNFLSVYERDAEHFFIRHC, encoded by the coding sequence ATGAAATATTGTTATGAATGCGGAGAGAAGCTGCATATGAAGGAGCTGGAGCATGAGGGGATGGTTCCCTTTTGTGAAGCTTGTCGCGCATATCGATTTCCTATTTTCAGTACAGCGATTTCCATGGTGACACTGAATCCGAAGCGGGATAAAATTCTGATGATACAGCAGTATGGAAAGCCCAATAATATACTGGTCGCAGGCTACGTCAATAAGGAAGAGTGTGCAGAGGATGCCATGATCAGGGAGATGCAGGAGGAGATTGGAAGAAAGGTGCTGGAATACCGTTTTCTGCGCAGTGAGTATTTCCCGAAAACCAACACATTGATTTTCAATTTTGCTGTGGTTATTGACAGTGAATGCCTGGAGAATGTAAGTACATGGGAAGTGGACCGTGCTGCCTGGTTTACCTTTGATGAGGCAAAGGCTTCGGTAAAGCCGGCTTCTCTGGCACAGCGCTTTCTTTTGAATTTCCTGTCGGTTTATGAACGGGATGCAGAGCATTTCTTTATCAGACATTGTTAA